The following are encoded in a window of Castanea sativa cultivar Marrone di Chiusa Pesio chromosome 5, ASM4071231v1 genomic DNA:
- the LOC142634553 gene encoding serine/threonine-protein phosphatase 7 long form homolog yields MDPHRVGPSIGTVLTRQPMHRSSLLWDATLAGEEVPGVLTCRHRDKGLFDGGLDPRIATYITDAGLDGLLRVPYMDLDHALITALVERWRPETHSFHLPHGEMTITLQDIEVILGVPVHGLPVVGFTHMDNRRDFCIDLLGFLPPDSRLVQKRTPQLLEGPRIRAKWPEEQLRNPLPRRRHRGACATRCSVLHTPNVG; encoded by the exons ATGGACCCACATCGAGTAGGACCCTCTATAGGGACTGTCTTGACGAGGCAACCTATGCATCGTTCGAGTTTGCTTTGGGATGCTACTTTGGCAGGCGAG GAAGTGCCAGGTGTTCTGACTTGTCGTCACCGAGATAAAGGTCTGTTTGATGGTGGGTTAGATCCACGGATTGCCACTTACATCACAGATGCGGGGTTAGATGGGCTACTTCGAGTCCCATATATGGACCTTGACCATGCACTGATCACGGCCTTAGTGGAGAGATGGCGGCCAGAGACGCACTCATTCCACTTGCCACACGGTGAGATGACCATCACGCTACAAGACATAGAGGTCATCCTGGGGGTACCTGTACATGGCTTGCCGGTGGTAGGATTTACCCATATGGACAACCGGCGTGACTTTTGCATAGATTTGCTAGGCTTCCTTCCACCGGACAGCCGGTTGGTACAAAAAAGAACACCGCAGTTGTTGGAAGGGCCGAGGATAAGAGCCAAATGGCCGGAGGAGCAGCTTCGCAACCCTCTTCCCCGCCGACGCCACCGAGGTGCGTGTGCAACAAGATGCTCGGTATTACATACTCCAAATGTTGGGTAG
- the LOC142634554 gene encoding GTPase ERA-like, chloroplastic, with protein MIFSVFIVFVASLSKFVSLFQIDEVLEEGVGNLKDKPPTLLVLNKKDLIKPGEIAKKLEWYEKFTDVDEVIPVSAKYGNGVEDIKAWILSKLPVGPSYYPKDIVSEHPERFFVSEIVREKIFMQYHREVPYACQVNVVSYKARPAAKDFIQVEVVVEKNSQKIILIGKEGRALKLLATAARLDIEDFLQKKVFLKVEVKVKENWRQDEGLLKYYGYGGQIRAM; from the exons ATGATTTTTAGTGTATTTATAGTTTTTGTAGCTTCATTATccaaatttgtttcattgtttcaa ATTGATGAAGTGTTGGAAGAAGGTGTAGGAAACCTCAAAGATAAGCCACCCACTTTGCTGGTTCTGAATAAGAAAGACCTAATTAAACCAGGTGAAATTGCAAAGAAACTGGAG tggtatgaaaaatttactgATGTTGATGAGGTCATACCTGTGAGTGCAAAATATGGTAATGGAGTAGAGGATATCAAGGCTTGGATACTATCAAAACTTCCAGTTGGGCCATCTTATTATCCAAAG GATATTGTTAGTGAGCACCCAGAAAGATTCTTTGTTTCTGAAATtgttagagaaaaaatatttatgcaaTATCATCGTGAAGTTCCTTACGCATGTCAG GTGAATGTTGTGAGCTATAAAGCCAGGCCAGCTGCAAAAGATTTTATACAAGTGGAAGTTGTCGTTGAAAAGAATTCTCAGAAGATCATCCTCATTGGAAAA GAAGGGAGAGCTCTGAAACTACTTGCAACAGCTGCCCGACTTGACATTGAAGACTTCTTACAGAAGAAAGTCTTTCTTAAG GTTGAAGTGAAGGTGAAAGAGAATTGGCGACAAGATGAAGGGCTCTTGAAGTACTACGGCTATGGAGGGCAAATTCGAGCAATGTGA
- the LOC142634555 gene encoding uncharacterized protein LOC142634555 — translation MEGSKCNPERKFNATFDLIENVNRDVHQYLKDVPKEKWALTFDEGYRYGTMTTNVSECFNGVLKGARSRPLRNDIFMRNKEKAEHHRVTRLSAQQQSYQVDTPHNPGTTGHGDHTHGVNLLQRSCTCQKWKLYKIPCSHVIAVCIRYRHDAEQYIDQCYSVDALFRSYAPVFPVLKDRLSWPDPEETRRVLPNPQLIREKGRPVSTRIRNEMDEGGKRPRTTPWKEGGRKVQCGLCDQEGHNRRTCPKRNEAPASGGLAD, via the exons ATGGAGGGCAGCAAGTGCAACCCAGAGCGAAAGTTCAATGCCACCTTCGATTTAATTGAGAATGTGAACCGGGATGTGCACCAATATCTGAAGGATGTGCCCAAAGAGAAATGGGCTCTAACTTTTGACGAGGGTTACCGTTATGGGACGATGACTACAAACGTCTCTGAGTGCTTCAATGGTGTTCTAAAGGGTGCTCGTAGCCGCCCATTACGCAATG ATATCTTCATGAGAAATAAGGAGAAGGCGGAGCATCACAGGGTGACAAGATTGAGTGCGCAACAACAGTCATATCAAGTAGATACACCGCATAATCCAGGGACTACTGGACATGGGGATCACACACATGGAGTTAATTTGTTGCAAAGAAGTTGCACATGTCAGAAATGGAAATTGTATAAGATACCATGTTCACATGTCATTGCAGTTTGTATTAGGTATCGACATGATGCAGAGCAGTACATTGACCAATGCTATAGCGTGGACGCACTGTTTCGGAGCTATGCTCCCGTTTTCCCTGTCTTGAAAGATAGATTATCATGGCCAGATCCTGAAGAAACTCGAAGGGTCCTCCCTAACCCCCAATTGATTCGAGAGAAAGGTCGCCCTGTCTCAACACGAATCAGGAATGAGATGGACGAGGGTGGGAAACGGCCTAGAACCACACCATGGAAGGAGGGCGGGAGGAAGGTGCAATGCGGGTTATGTGACCAAGAGGGGCATAACCGAAGAACATGCCCTAAGCGGAATGAGGCCCCGGCGAGTGGTGGTCTCGCGGACTAG